The following coding sequences are from one Melanotaenia boesemani isolate fMelBoe1 chromosome 17, fMelBoe1.pri, whole genome shotgun sequence window:
- the prrc2a gene encoding protein PRRC2A isoform X1 yields MSERSGQTAKGKEGKTKYASLNLFDTYKGKSLETQKPVVPPRHGLQSLGKVASARRMPPPANLPSLKAENKGNDPNVSLVPKDGTGWASKPESADPKSTDALSAPQPESQQPVASQIPAPTLPRTPPASEALAPTSTQAVGARSWAQASVTHGTQGDGGKGSNLPSPFSREEFPTLQSAGDQDKVGREQATADQWYGPGPSLRPQNVTSWRDGGGRALAPTLPGEGAAEGGTAGALVMDGAVGVAPPSSQNHGPPRNPPAGSPALPLPQPPVGPGYPPYRGIMPPFMYPPYLPFPAPYGPQGPYRYPPPGEGPAPRFSRGQGGPDNRPQGGPRESGGEVVKRPSILKQDDLKELDELDHDGDEGWAGAHEEIDYSAKLKFSDDEGEEEGEEERTESKSDSRCVNNEQQRSQDAPSATSHSRNSDSGGDNRRTPPSNADNGPQPPSCKPGWPEEGGNNWGGQGAPSNYQGRRPGLGGPREQPSPPPGPLLGQGPYSFYRQERSLNQGGSPGLGKPAPAQHQSTAGGPTASAQPGVLVHGSQGDDEDETWRQRRKQSSSEISAAVERARRRREEEERRMEEERRAACAEKLKKLDEKQQQQQGSSTGGGSSKTPSLDGNSTAATAGSPSPSMSASSPNISQPPSPCVDHEEPPVLAAQPGSSTGTNDHQRASSNSSYDSSADTQQCSQPAVSQQQQPPLEIPLPGESKEEAMVSPHIRAGSGGERVIDPVKIENIGGGAGRQAGGPPSQSYSKYQKSLPPRFQRQQQEQLLKQQQQWQQQHSQASQSQLSPQPQGPQGPSSGSTPQPGPGPKQGGPLYQPSNMVRPPPLPMNFDPRWMMMPYMDPRMMQGRPPPMDYYSAGMHPSGLIGRERSDSGGSGSDPFDRPQQHPGHPNRGTPPMDPKLAWVPEVFPGGAENRGLTSPLRQKQALEDDDVAKGPRSDTPPHRLREGGLGPIQQPSTSSATSSQTPPPVGTQVTAQGSSHHPHHYIGGRGNYSNFPDQGARMPAHQQHQRADDRGSQPHSFSHQDEGPPRGSQQGQIWGATHPHYDRNGRADIPPVESNSHHHHHHHSHHPQPHFTLHPHKPENSRDRVGDAQAKKTDSSPPLHQPSLSSSCSSSSSSSAREDVNVKVAQHPRPPQREGESGISHSHGERGNSGNTSSNHVKQEKAGPAHPPHSSIASSPPPSQHGSHNQPQQHPHPKSNQRGGREHKTETQWGPRPGSSNMGGGSSHGRRANHAGGGNSSRGGEDPSYTSSDHKSSNQTGGSNANKRAGPIKKPVLKEIKREGGEVDGGEKTGTGFGKDKEQDGGQPISMKQEASSISQSTSAPSKDEPVQATKPRNGGKDRSSGGGGGGPGRGPKDVDATSGFSGSTSRRDRDRSFERGNSHHHGVPAKGSRASRGRGGEFYGRGRGYRGSYTASAGPAGGNRGRMGGRSGRDYRSSGGHHQESKGEGAGGRHGQDRSQHNPARARNRSETRSEGSEYEEIPKRRRERGSETGSESGASDLGHSDKDDNQKPNTKNGSDNVSATANISSAPPRSSQARVFTPRGVPSRRGRGGGSGGGNIYRSSGNTGGTGGGHRVGPSSGSLSGSSKSSASGRKQQSQPQTSGPKDFGRGGNAREKKDRVVDGSQTQSQGANPTQPSLPAMTLAPLVSSENGGVLTQQAPTNPAPNSGGPNVPPLPSNRGFERPPRRRRHGRSQHQQDKPPRFRRLKERENAARINGGVGVIGGGRPSSPSLNSVQDSNGAPVSAPNTGNAQNANHNATLTTNNNSGAGHLNTNNANSHHHHHYNQGNAGTTHPQHHHNHGAKSPDFTNQNSDQANEEWETASESSDFTEFKDREGGVGKSYASHHHHHLGRGGGGGGGGGLVEREMTSKEPLANKRSFSSQRPGMERQNRRVNTGGGGGGGGGRGPRGPPGGCSGGPGTGGGSRGEKRGNWPSPKNRK; encoded by the exons ATGTCAGAGCGCTCTGGGCAAACTGCAAAGGGGAAGGAAGGCAAAACCAAGTATGCGTCTCTCAACCTGTTTGATACATACAAAGGAAAGAGCCTTGAAACACAAAAGCCTGTTG TTCCCCCCCGCCATGGCCTGCAGTCTCTTGGTAAAGTTGCCTCTGCGCGGCGTATGCCACCCCCTGCCAACCTGCCCAGTCTGAAGGCAGAGAACAAAGGCAACGATCCCAACGTCTCGCTTGTTCCCAAAGACGGCACAGGATGGGCAAGCAAACCGGAATCAGCAGACCCAAAGAG TACCGATGCATTGTCAGCACCGCAGCCGGAATCGCAGCAGCCTGTGGCTTCACAGATACCTGCACCGACCCTCCCGAGAACCCCGCCAGCTTCAGAG GCTCTGGCCCCAACTTCAACCCAGGCCGTAGGGGCAAGGTCCTGGGCACAAGCCAGTGTTACACATGGAACACAAGGGGATG GTGGAAAGGGATCAAACCTACCGTCGCCATTCTCTCGCGAGGAATTTCCCACCCTGCAGTCGGCTGGCGACCAGGACAAAGTTGGCAGAGAACAGGCCACTGCAGATCAGTGGTATGGGCCCGGACCAAGCCTCCGCCCCCAGA ACGTTACAAGTTGGCGGGACGGTGGGGGTCGAGCCCTGGCACCCACCCTGCCTGGGGAGGGGGCAGCAGAGGGTGGCACAGCTGGAGCTCTGGTAATGGATGGGGCTGTTGGGGTCGCCCCTCCAAGCTCCCAGAACCATGGGCCACCTAGGAATCCTCCTGCAGGCAGTCCCGCCTTACCCCTGCCCCAGCCCCCAGTGGGGCCTGGGTATCCCCCCTATCGAGGGATCATGCCTCCGTTC ATGTATCCTCCCTATCTACCATTTCCGGCCCCCTATGGCCCTCAGGGGCCCTACAGGTACCCTCCACCTGGGGAAGGGCCCGCTCCAAG ATTTTCACGTGGACAGGGTGGACCTGACAACAGGCCACAGGGCGGTCCACGTGAATCAGGTGGAGAGGTGGTAAAACGACCCTCTATCCTAAAGCAGGATGACCTAAAGGAGCTAGATGAGCTGGATCATGATGGAGACGAAGGCTGGGCAG GGGCCCATGAGGAGATTGATTACTCTGCCAAGCTGAAGTTCAGTGAtgatgaaggagaagaagagggagaggaggagagaactGAGAGCAAGAGTGACTCCCGGTGTGTGAACAA TGAGCAGCAGAGGTCCCAGGATGCTCCCAGTGCAACCTCTCATTCTCGAAACTCAGACAGCGGTGGAGACAACCGTCGCACGCCACCCTCTAATGCTGACAATGGCCCCCAGCCCCCTTCTTGCAAGCCAGGGTGGCCAGAGGAGGGAGGAAATAACTGGGGAGGTCAGGGTGCACCATCCAACTACCAG GGGCGCAGGCCTGGATTGGGTGGTCCCCGGGAGCAGCCCTCCCCCCCACCTGGGCCGCTCCTTGGACAAGGGCCCTACTCCTTTTACCGACAG GAGCGGTCACTTAACCAGGGTGGATCTCCTGGCCTGGGGAAACCTGCTCCTGCCCAGCATCAGTCAACAGCAGGAGGTCCTACTGCCTCTGCTCAGCCAGGTGTGCTAGTCCATGGGTCCCAGggagatgatgaggatgagACTTGGCGACAGCGCAGGAAGCAGTCATCCTCTGAGATCTCTGCAGCCGTGGAACGAGCCCGCCGCCGCCGGGAAGAGGAAGAGCgtaggatggaggaggagagacgTGCAGCCTGCGCTGAGAAGCTGAAGAAGCTGGATGagaagcagcaacagcagcagggCAGCAGCACAGGAGGTGGCAGCAGTAAGACCCCAAGCCTTGATGGAAATTCTACAGCTGCTACAGCAGGCAGCCCAAGTCCATCTATGTCGGCTTCTTCTCCAAACATCAGCCAGCCTCCCTCTCCTTGTGTGGACCATGAAGAGCCTCCAGTTCTGGCCGCCCAACCAGGCTCCAGTACTGGAACAAATGACCATCAACGAGctagcagcaacagcagctatGACTCCAGTGCAG ATACCCAACAGTGTTCCCAGCCAGCTGTATCACAGCAACAGCAACCCCCACTGGAGATACCCTTACCAGGAGAGAGTAAAGAAGAGGCCATGGTCAGTCCTCACATCCGTGCAGGTAGTGGAGGTGAAAGGGTAATCGACCCAGTGAAGATTGAGAATATTGGTGGGGGAGCAGGTCGGCAAGCTGGTGGTCCTCCGAGCCAGAGTTACTCAAAGTACCAGAAATCGCTCCCACCTCGCTTTCAGAGGCAGCAGCAG GAGCAGCtcctgaagcagcagcagcagtggcaaCAGCAGCACAGCCAGGCATCACAAAGTCAGCTGTCCCCGCAGCCTCAGGGTCCTCAAGGTCCTTCATCGGGTTCAACGCCCCAGCCGGGTCCTGGACCAAAGCAGGGTGGACCTCTATATCAACCCAGTAATATGGTTCGACCTCCACCTCTGCCAATGAATTTTGACCCTCGTTGGATGATGATGCCCTACATGGACCCTCGCATGATGCAGGGTCGCCCCCCACCCATGGATTACTATTCAGCTGGCATGCACCCATCTG gGCTTATTGGGCGTGAGCGATCGGATTCAGGGGGATCTGGTTCAGACCCCTTTGACAGGCCGCAACAGCATCCGGGACACCCTAACCGTGGGACCCCCCCTATGGATCCTAAGCTGGCCTGGGTGCCAGAGGTCTTCCCTGGTGGAGCAGAGAACCGTGGGTTAACATCACCCCTACGACAGAAGCAGGCACtggaggatgatgatgtggCAAAGGGGCCCAG GAGTGATACTCCTCCACATCGCTTACGAGAGGGTGGATTGGGACCCATCCAGCAGCCTAGCACCTCATCAGCGACATCCAGTCAAACTCCTCCTCCCGTTGGCACTCAAGTCACTGCCCAGGGAAGCAGCCACCACCCTCATCATTACATTGGTGGCCGTGGCAACTACAGCAACTTTCCTGACCAGGGAGCAAGGATGCCTGCACACCAGCAGCATCAGAGGGCAGATGATAGAGGAAGCCAGCCACATAGCTTCTCCCACCAGGATGAAGGTCCTCCCCGAGGATCTCAACAGGGCCAGATATGGGGAGCCACACATCCTCATTATGATCGTAATGGCCGAGCAGACATCCCCCCTGTGGAGAGCAActctcatcaccaccaccaccatcacagCCACCACCCTCAGCCTCACTTCACTCTTCACCCTCATAAGCCAGAAAACAGTCGTGACAGAGTTGGTGATGCCCAAGCTAAGAAGAcagactcttctcctcctcttcaccaACCTTCCCTGTCAtcctcctgctcttcctcttcctcatcttctgcCAGAGAGGATGTGAATGTCAAAGTGGCTCAACATCCTCGTCCACCACAAAGAGAGGGTGAATCTGGTATCAGCCACAGTCATGGAGAAAGAGGCAACAGTGGTAACACCAGTAGCAACCATGTGAAACAAGAGAAGGCAGGCCCAGCACATCCACCTCATTCCTCCATCGCCTCTAGCCCACCGCCTTCCCAACATGGTAGTCATAATCAGCCTCAGCAGCATCCCCATCCTAAGTCAAACCAAAGAGGAGGGCGGGAACACAAGACAGAAACCCAGTGGGGCCCACGCCCTGGAAGCAGcaatatgggtggggggtcctcTCATGGCAGAAGGGCCAATCATGCAGGAGGTGGGAACAGCTCCCGTGGAGGAGAAGACCCCTCTTATACATCATCAGATCACAAATCTTCCAACCAGACAGGAGGAAGCAATGCCAACAAGAGGGCTGGTCCAATTAAGAAACCAGTTCTGAAGGAAataaagagagagggaggggaggttGATGGAGGAGAAAAAACAGGCACAGGCTTCGGAAAAGATAAAGAACAAGATGGTGGGCAACCCATCTCCATGAAACAGGAAGCTTCCTCCATCTCCCAGAGCACTTCAGCTCCATCTAAAGACGAGCCAGTTCAGGCAACTAAACCCAGGAATGGAGGAAAAGACCGGTCCtctggtggaggtggaggagggccAGGTAGAGGGCCTAAAGATGTAGATGCCACATCAGGATTTTCAGGATCCACTTCTAGAAGGGACAGAGATCGGTCCTTTGAAAGAGGCAACTCCCACCACCATGGAGTCCCTGCTAAAGGCAGCAGGGCTAGTCGAGGGCGTGGGGGAGAATTTTATGGACGTGGTCGTGGTTACCGAGGCAGCTACACGGCCAGCGCTGGACCTGCTGGTGGCAATCGTGGCAGAATGGGTGGTAGGAGTGGCAGAGACTACCGCTCATCAGGTGGCCACCACCAAGAATCCAAGGGTGAAGGAGCTGGTGGTCGGCATGGCCAGGATCGGTCTCAGCATAATCCTGCCAGGGCCAGAAACAGAAGTGAAACTCGGAGCGAGGGATCAGAGTATGAAGAAATCCccaagagaagaagagagagaggcTCGGAGACTGGTAGCGAGAGTGGTGCAAGTGACCTTGGTCACTCTGACAAAGATGATAACCAAAAACCCAACACCAAGAATGGTTCTGACAATGTCAGTGCTACAGCAAACATTTCATCTGCACCACCGAGAAGTTCCCAGGCACGTGTCTTCACCCCAAGGGGTGTGCCCTCTAGGAGGGGCAGGGGTGGGGGAAGTGGGGGAGGAAACATCTACAGGAGTAGTGGCAATACTGGAGGAACAGGTGGGGGACATCGGGTTGGACCCAGCTCGGGTTCTCTCAGTGGCTCCTCCAAGTCATCCGCTTCAGGCCGAAAACAACAAAGTCAGCCACAAACCTCTGGCCCCAAAGACTTTGGTCGAGGAGGAAATGCAAGAGAAAAGAAGGACAGGGTAGTTGATGGAAGTCAAACTCAAAGTCAGGGGGCCAACCCCACTCAGCCGTCTTTGCCTGCTATGACCCTTGCTCCTCTAGTTTCCTCTGAAAATGGAGGGGTCCTAACCCAGCAAGCTCCAACCAATCCTGCACCAAACTCTGGAGGGCCAAATGTTCCCCCTCTTCCCAGTAACCGTGGGTTTGAGAGACCCCCTAGACGTCGTCGGCATGGGCGGTCACAGCACCAGCAGGACAAACCGCCCCGCTTCCGGAGACTGAAAGAACGGGAGAATGCTGCACGCATCAATGGAGGAGTGGGGGTCATTGGGGGAGGAAGACCATCCTCCCCTTCCCTGAATTCAGTTCAAGACAGTAATGGAGCACCAGTCTCTGCTCCCAACACGGGAAATGCCCAAAATGCTAACCACAATGCCACACTAACCACCAACAATAACAGTGGGGCCGGGCATCTTAACACAAACAATGCaaacagccaccaccatcaccactaCAACCAGGGCAATGCTGGTACAACTCACCCCCAACACCACCATAACCACGGAGCAAAATCGCCCGACTTCACCAACCAGAACTCAGACCAGGCCAATGAGGAGTGGGAGACCGCCTCTGAGAGCAGTGACTTCACAGAGTTCAAAGACAGGGAAGGAGGAGTTGGGAAGTCTTATGCTtctcaccatcaccaccacctgGGAAGGGGAGGAGGGGGCGGCGGAGGTGGCGGTCTGGTTGAGCGAGAGATGACGAGTAAAGAGCCATTGGCCAATAAAAGAAGCTTCTCAAGCCAACGTCCTGGGATGGAGCGACAGAACCGGCGGGTCAacactggaggaggaggagggggaggtggaggcagaggtcCTCGTGGCCCTCCTGGTGGTTGCTCCGGTGGGCCTGGCACTGGAGGTGGCAGCCGTGGGGAGAAGCGTGGCAACTGGCCCTCACCAAAAAATAGGAAATGA